In the genome of Marispirochaeta sp., one region contains:
- a CDS encoding extracellular solute-binding protein: MRKILGIVLILVIAFGTLFAGGQGENAEGKSKLVFTSWRTEDIERMNRINKVFMAQNPDITVEFQPIKDTEYDAQLKSSLVSGVAADIIFLRSYDSGMQIWDTGKLLPLNDVLSSLADFPSSARNAWSTPDGVTYAVPFVGVTHGVYYNKAVFAEYGLKPPKTWNEFISVCETLKAGGETVFAQGTKDGWHLYEVVFSGLGANFYGGEEARQELMAGKAKLTDPNFVKAFEKINELKPYFPDDYQAIDYVSMQQLFGTGQAAMFIGGSWEIGIFEDLGSGENEIGYFPPPVEKAGDQLSYCFHVDAGIGVNKESENLEAAKTYIEWCATPEFAQLFMEELPGFFAYTPGDYTLSNSLANANLAPVANADVTVRTVWEKMSAQDPSGNVLMWEALIAMYNGIMTPAEAAAHVQRGLDTWYKP; this comes from the coding sequence ATGAGAAAGATATTAGGCATTGTTCTGATCCTGGTCATCGCCTTCGGCACCCTCTTCGCCGGCGGACAGGGCGAAAACGCGGAGGGGAAGTCGAAGCTGGTATTCACCAGCTGGCGGACCGAGGATATCGAGCGGATGAACCGGATCAACAAGGTCTTCATGGCGCAGAATCCCGACATCACGGTCGAGTTCCAGCCCATCAAGGACACCGAATACGACGCGCAGCTTAAATCCTCGCTGGTTTCCGGCGTAGCCGCTGACATTATCTTCCTCCGGTCCTACGACAGCGGCATGCAGATCTGGGACACCGGCAAGCTGCTGCCGTTAAACGACGTTCTATCTTCATTGGCTGATTTTCCCTCCTCGGCGCGCAACGCCTGGAGCACCCCCGACGGCGTTACCTACGCGGTCCCCTTCGTCGGCGTAACCCACGGCGTCTACTACAACAAGGCGGTCTTCGCCGAGTACGGCCTCAAGCCTCCCAAGACCTGGAACGAGTTCATCTCCGTCTGCGAAACCCTCAAAGCCGGCGGCGAGACCGTCTTCGCCCAGGGAACTAAGGACGGCTGGCATCTCTATGAGGTGGTTTTCTCCGGTTTGGGAGCCAACTTCTACGGCGGCGAAGAGGCCCGGCAGGAACTAATGGCGGGTAAGGCCAAACTGACCGATCCTAACTTCGTGAAAGCCTTCGAGAAGATCAACGAGCTTAAGCCCTACTTCCCGGACGACTACCAAGCCATCGATTACGTCAGCATGCAGCAGCTCTTCGGCACCGGCCAGGCGGCCATGTTCATCGGCGGTAGCTGGGAGATCGGCATCTTCGAGGACCTCGGCTCCGGCGAAAACGAGATCGGCTACTTTCCCCCGCCCGTCGAGAAGGCCGGTGATCAGCTGAGCTACTGCTTCCACGTGGACGCCGGCATCGGCGTCAACAAGGAGTCGGAGAACTTGGAAGCGGCCAAGACCTACATCGAGTGGTGCGCCACCCCTGAGTTCGCCCAGCTCTTCATGGAAGAACTGCCCGGTTTCTTCGCCTACACCCCCGGCGACTACACCTTAAGCAACTCCCTGGCCAACGCCAACCTCGCTCCGGTGGCCAATGCCGACGTAACCGTCCGTACCGTGTGGGAAAAGATGTCCGCCCAGGACCCCAGCGGCAACGTCTTGATGTGGGAGGCCCTGATCGCCATGTACAACGGCATCATGACCCCCGCCGAGGCGGCGGCTCACGTACAGCGCGGACTGGACACCTGGTACAAGCCGTAA
- a CDS encoding response regulator transcription factor, with translation MLSLRSKDFTVANVVANGREALEWIRANQADVVLMDVRMPEMDGVEATRRIIEEFPEQKIVMLTTFRDDQYVHQALNYGAVGYVLKNTPLEDLMDIIRTAKHGVVQISPDLVAGLVSRKTAPVDENHRPEWITFLSSREKEVLQLMAEGLDNRHIAEKLYIAPQTVKNHVSQIYEKIGTRDRMEAVRLVRDLGKDLRVL, from the coding sequence GTGCTCTCTTTGCGCTCGAAGGATTTTACGGTAGCCAACGTTGTGGCGAACGGCCGGGAAGCCCTGGAATGGATCCGCGCGAATCAGGCCGACGTCGTCCTGATGGACGTACGCATGCCGGAGATGGACGGGGTTGAAGCGACCCGGCGCATCATCGAGGAGTTTCCGGAGCAGAAGATCGTGATGCTCACTACCTTTCGGGACGATCAATACGTGCACCAGGCCCTCAATTACGGCGCCGTCGGTTATGTGCTCAAGAACACTCCCTTGGAGGATCTGATGGATATCATCCGGACAGCCAAGCACGGGGTGGTGCAGATATCCCCGGATCTGGTAGCCGGGCTGGTTTCACGGAAAACCGCACCCGTGGACGAGAATCACCGGCCGGAGTGGATCACTTTCTTAAGCAGCCGCGAGAAAGAGGTGCTTCAATTGATGGCCGAAGGCTTGGACAACAGGCATATCGCGGAGAAGCTCTACATCGCCCCGCAGACAGTTAAAAATCACGTCAGCCAAATCTACGAGAAAATCGGGACCCGGGACCGCATGGAAGCGGTGCGGCTGGTCCGGGATCTCGGGAAGGATCTGCGCGTACTCTAG
- a CDS encoding sugar ABC transporter permease produces the protein MLRREGKRRWFLIWYIMPAFILYTMFMLIPILNSMRLSFYSGEGYIPTEFVGYDNYIKLFTQYPFNVRFWNAFWNNIKFFLMVTVYQNILGFFVAVLLTRGLKFSGFMRKISFIPTTLSVLVVGFLFSMIFNPIWGIFNRILTVIGLESLIRPWLGDPATALPILAFVVSWQFFGESIIFYTAGVDAIEIEILEAARIDGAGFFAEIWYIILPAVLPIVGIVTILIFIGDFTQFDIVYAMSTSMGNPGYSTDIFGSLFYRSAFSSPERGGWGLGMGATVATMMFIFVFFGVSMLLIFFNRRRKKLS, from the coding sequence ATGCTGAGACGAGAAGGAAAACGCCGATGGTTCCTGATCTGGTACATCATGCCGGCGTTCATCCTCTATACCATGTTCATGCTGATTCCCATTTTGAACTCCATGCGCCTGAGCTTCTATTCCGGCGAGGGATACATTCCAACCGAGTTCGTCGGGTACGACAACTACATCAAACTCTTTACCCAGTATCCTTTCAACGTGCGTTTTTGGAACGCCTTCTGGAACAATATCAAGTTCTTTCTGATGGTCACCGTCTATCAGAACATCCTGGGCTTTTTTGTGGCCGTTCTGCTAACCCGGGGACTCAAGTTCTCCGGCTTTATGCGCAAGATCAGCTTTATTCCGACGACCCTCTCCGTTCTGGTGGTCGGCTTTCTCTTTTCGATGATATTCAATCCCATCTGGGGAATTTTCAACCGTATTCTAACCGTTATCGGCCTGGAATCCCTGATCCGGCCCTGGCTGGGAGATCCCGCAACGGCGCTCCCGATTCTGGCCTTCGTGGTCAGCTGGCAGTTCTTCGGCGAGTCGATTATCTTCTACACCGCCGGAGTCGACGCCATTGAAATAGAAATCCTGGAGGCCGCCCGGATCGACGGCGCAGGCTTCTTCGCCGAAATCTGGTATATCATTCTGCCGGCGGTTCTGCCGATCGTCGGGATCGTCACTATTCTGATCTTCATCGGGGATTTTACTCAGTTCGACATCGTCTACGCCATGTCCACCAGTATGGGGAATCCCGGTTACAGCACCGATATCTTCGGCTCCCTCTTCTACCGTTCGGCCTTCAGCTCGCCGGAGCGGGGCGGCTGGGGGCTCGGCATGGGCGCCACGGTGGCTACCATGATGTTTATCTT
- a CDS encoding sensor histidine kinase, which translates to MAGTHHFTLCILTLQLSCGGNCTIIFPPMDSRRFSLTSRIASLVFSLGFYLLSLLIVIRLGEQAGFDANALVQIAISIAALAAAALLFFLHRNPTVKGLALLAQFLIGLFLGVIAKPYIWLEPLWFIPLAVQYGHMLNLPLFVVIASGTLLVNYSDTNSVVAWGSLLEASPEWDRLISFTLCAATVLAIAAVRFLYDGLKKAEALVANLKNNILKLTRANYDFQKYAADTEELTLKRERLRISREIHDTIGYTMTTLRMMLEAGTDLISTSPLMLEVQLHKALEMLTKGHRDIRVSLRELQERESDRPRGLKGLSNLIELFSKTTGVRVLVEWGNLPWHFPAAIEEALYRFVQEGMSNALSHGNATEIRAHFRYDDGRLIALLTDDGVGADMLIEGMGLNGMRERIESCGGSFTARSLRIGFQLEAHIPMQEEQLAEDSLAHRR; encoded by the coding sequence TTGGCCGGGACTCATCATTTTACGTTGTGCATTCTAACGTTACAGTTGTCCTGCGGCGGGAATTGTACTATCATCTTCCCACCCATGGATTCCCGTCGCTTCTCACTCACCAGCCGCATCGCATCGCTGGTTTTCAGCCTCGGCTTCTATCTGCTCAGCCTGCTGATCGTCATCCGCTTAGGCGAACAGGCGGGCTTCGACGCCAACGCGCTGGTTCAGATTGCAATCAGCATCGCTGCGCTGGCGGCGGCGGCGCTGCTCTTCTTTCTCCACCGGAATCCGACCGTCAAAGGGCTGGCGCTCCTGGCGCAGTTTCTGATCGGCCTGTTTCTGGGGGTCATTGCCAAACCCTACATATGGCTGGAACCGCTCTGGTTTATTCCGCTGGCCGTGCAGTACGGCCACATGCTGAATCTGCCGCTCTTCGTCGTAATCGCGTCGGGAACACTGCTGGTAAACTACTCTGATACAAACAGCGTGGTTGCCTGGGGGAGCCTCCTGGAAGCGAGTCCGGAGTGGGACAGACTGATAAGCTTCACCCTCTGCGCCGCCACCGTACTGGCAATCGCCGCGGTGCGCTTCCTCTACGACGGACTAAAAAAAGCGGAAGCCCTGGTCGCAAACCTGAAGAACAACATTCTGAAGCTCACCCGGGCCAACTACGACTTCCAGAAGTATGCCGCCGACACCGAGGAGCTGACGCTTAAGCGGGAACGACTGCGCATCTCCCGGGAAATTCATGATACAATAGGTTACACCATGACGACCCTGCGCATGATGCTCGAAGCCGGTACGGACCTAATCTCGACGTCGCCGCTGATGCTTGAGGTACAGCTCCACAAGGCGCTGGAAATGCTGACCAAAGGACACCGGGATATCCGCGTCTCTTTGAGGGAACTGCAGGAGCGGGAGTCCGACCGCCCCCGTGGACTGAAAGGACTGTCGAACCTGATCGAGCTCTTCTCGAAAACCACCGGCGTTCGGGTTCTGGTGGAATGGGGCAATCTGCCGTGGCACTTTCCGGCGGCCATAGAGGAAGCCCTCTACCGTTTCGTCCAGGAAGGGATGAGCAACGCCCTCTCCCACGGCAACGCCACGGAGATCCGCGCTCACTTCCGTTACGACGACGGCCGGCTTATTGCGCTTTTGACTGACGACGGCGTCGGCGCCGATATGCTGATCGAGGGAATGGGGCTCAATGGTATGCGGGAACGTATCGAAAGCTGCGGCGGAAGCTTTACGGCCCGAAGTCTCCGCATCGGTTTTCAACTTGAGGCCCATATCCCCATGCAGGAGGAACAACTTGCCGAAGATTCGCTTGCTCATCGCCGATGA